In the genome of Oncorhynchus mykiss isolate Arlee chromosome 18, USDA_OmykA_1.1, whole genome shotgun sequence, one region contains:
- the LOC110497059 gene encoding protein downstream neighbor of son homolog — protein sequence MSQQAGYSPSFKRPAEILRMRRKRARSEGVSSGGRGAISNPCEGASISAVRPFSPGPLFGQGRSGGGVKRRNPFASIENTFSSPAKKKVFIYTDDDADSSDSVKPGGSAGVEGEKSPTRTLPFSERLLQAEELSKDVPSKKPTSLSEDDSLFEDEDLFQEERTPILKSPQAGAVTSIAPPACVEYPADWSLKTRLLFTSLLPFSWAVQPRATEEAQGLTQHCRGQYTTIPQSIQDPRTSAELRCGFQQCLQFWQHPSLSWLSLFPRIGAERSFTGKNVPWAQDMALQQSLMSEWSVSLSSLYSLLKARLCPYFYVCSYQFTALFRASGLAGNSNITALLTPTTRGLREAMKADGIEFTLPLLEERRKSKEQGSTAHNQETDGEEEETQSEASDKEDDDDDDGGFSWLTEMGVQDKIKKPDNISIKLHKERNSVCLDHKPESVVCVSGTHTFTLINFLINCKSLVAGAGSQAGLPPTLLAPTAFRGATLHSLKARSVNVKTQVRAGYQDVCSLEVTGPIMPHSLHALTRLLRPAQRGGFSTALYTHEPTAVLNTHTTTREQAEQAVELDGCGLHSSTIQQLQEPSTLGKSPLRQLHLNNYSYTWKS from the exons ATGTCACAACAAGCTGGTTACTCACCTAGTTTCAAAAGACCAGCTGAAATCCTGCGAATGCGGAGGAAGAGAGCAAGGAGCGAGGGTGTCAGTTCTGGCGGCCGAGGCGCGATTTCCAACCCGTGTGAGGGTGCCTCTATATCCGCCGTTCGACCATTCTCCCCAGGACCCCTGTTCGGCCAGGGTCGCTCTGGAGGGGGAGTGAAGCGGAGAAACCCATTTGCTAGCATCGAGAACACCTTCAGCAGCCCAGCGAAGAAGAAAGTCTTTATTTACACTGATGACGACGCCGACTCGTCGGATTCTGTGAAACCGGGCGGCTCTgcaggagtggagggagagaagtcaCCAACAAGAACACTGCCATTTAGTGAACGACTTCTCCAGGCAGAAGAACTAAGCAAAGACGTGCCTAGCAAG AAACCAACTTCTCTGTCTGAAGACGACTCACTGTTTGAAGATGAGGATTTGTTCCAGGAGGAGAGAACACCCATACTGAAG AGTCCCCAGGCTGGTGCAGTAACCTCCATAGCACCCCCTGCGTGTGTGGAGTACCCTGCAGACTGGAGCCTGAAGACGCGTCTCCTTTTCACCTCCCTGCTCCCCTTCTCCTGGGCTGTACAGCCCAGAGCTACAGAGGAGGCCCAGGGTCTTACCCAGCACTGTAGAGGACAGTACACCACTATACCACAGAGTATACAG GACCCTCGGACATCTGCTGAGCTACGATGTGGGTTCCAGCAGTGTCTGCAGTTCTGGCAGCACCCGTCCCTGTCCTGGCTCTCTCTGTTCCCCCGGATAGGAGCAGAGAGAAGCTTCACTGGCAAGAACGTCCCCTGGGCCCAGGACATGGCACTTCAACAGAGCCTCATGAGTGAATG GTCAGTGAGCCTGTCTTCCCTGTACAGTCTATTGAAGGCCAGACTATGTCCATATTTCTATGTGTGTTCCTACCAGTTCACTGCTCTTTTCAGAGCCTCAGGACTGGCGGGGAACAGCAACATCACTGCACTACTCACCCCAACCACCAGGGGGCTCAGGGAGGCCATGAAGGCTGATG GTATTGAGTTCACACTCCCCCtgctggaagagaggaggaagagcaaGGAGCAGGGATCAACCGCACACAAccaggagacagatggagaggaggaggagacacagtCTGAAGCCAGTGACAAGGAAgacgatgatgatgacgatggtgGGTTTTCCTGGCTGACGGAGATGGGAGTGCAGGATAAGATTAAGAAACCAGACAACATCTCCATCAAACTGCACAAAGAGCGCAACTCGGTGTGTTTAGACCACAAACCAGAGTCTGTAGTCTGTGTGTCAGGAACGCACACCTTCACTCTCATCAACTTCCTCATCAACTGTAAGAGCCTGGTGGCAGGGGCTGGATCACAGGCAGGCCTGCCCCCCACCCTACTGGCCCCTACAGCCTTCAGAGGAGCTACGCTACACTCACTCAAG GCGCGTAGTGTGAACGTGAAGACCCAGGTGCGTGCTGGGTACCAGGATGTGTGCAGTCTAGAGGTGACGGGACCCATAATGCCTCATTCTCTCCACGCCCTGACCCGCCTGCTTCGGCCTGCTCAGAGAGGAGGCTTCAGCactgcactctacacacacgaaCCCACTGCtgtcctcaacacacacaccaccaccagggaacag gctgAGCAAGCTGTAGAGCTGGATGGATGTGGTCTTCATTCCAGCACCATCCAGCAGCTCCAGGAGCCCTCTACCTTGGGGAAGTCTCCCCTCAGACAGCTCCATTTGAACAACTACTCCTACACATGGAAGTCCTGA